One Candidatus Saccharimonadales bacterium DNA segment encodes these proteins:
- a CDS encoding phosphatase PAP2 family protein, with translation MLYLICAIALLVVVAILGRSYKAAHVVHFDQKVKEYIKKIPDPIGLSLTVLSWLTRPLFLGFYAAVVFICLWLLGPHSQNMYLLGTIVGMASIEGAKQVIRRPRIDDPNVLKNGINSFSYPSGHAGSSLLFAMVISTLYPIAPLVVVLMVGAICVGISRIYIRVHYASDVLGGWLMAVAVYSLLLYFGLK, from the coding sequence ATGCTTTATCTAATCTGCGCTATTGCACTGCTTGTAGTAGTGGCCATTCTTGGTCGTTCTTATAAAGCGGCACACGTTGTTCACTTCGACCAAAAGGTCAAAGAGTACATCAAGAAGATCCCCGACCCAATCGGTCTTTCCTTGACCGTCTTAAGCTGGCTCACGAGACCACTCTTTCTGGGCTTCTACGCTGCAGTCGTCTTCATCTGCCTATGGCTGCTTGGTCCTCATTCACAGAATATGTACCTGCTGGGAACGATCGTCGGAATGGCTAGCATCGAAGGCGCCAAGCAGGTCATCAGACGACCGAGGATTGACGACCCGAATGTTCTGAAGAACGGCATCAATAGCTTCAGCTATCCAAGTGGGCATGCAGGTAGCTCACTCCTCTTCGCGATGGTCATATCGACACTCTACCCAATCGCTCCGCTAGTCGTCGTTCTGATGGTTGGGGCAATATGTGTCGGCATCTCGCGTATTTATATCCGAGTTCATTATGCGAGCGATGTTCTTGGTGGTTGGTTGATGGCCGTAGCAGTCTATAGTCTGCTACTGTATTTCGGACTCAAAT